A single region of the Paludibacter jiangxiensis genome encodes:
- a CDS encoding TrpB-like pyridoxal phosphate-dependent enzyme produces MKTTKKIQLPESEMPKAWYNIIADMKNQPLPMLNPGTKQPLKPEEMEGLFAKGLVEQEFSKERYIEIPDEVWQLYKIYRPSPLVRASGLEKALDTPAKIYFKNESVSPVGSHKLNSAIPQAYYNKIQGIKHITTETGAGQWGSAMSIACKHFGLDLQVYMVKVSYDQKPYRKFVMQTYGAEVIPSPSTRTAAGRSYLEKHPNSPGSLGVAISEAVEAAVTHPDTRYTLGSVLNHVILHQTIIGLEAEKQMEMAGDYPDVVIGCFGGGSNFSGITFPFLRHNLVDGKTTRFIAAEPASCPKLTRGKFEYDFGDTIGMTPLIPMFTLGHDFEPAAIHAGGLRYHGAGSIVSQLLKDGLIEAQAVKQLDTFDAGVLFARSEGIIPAPESTHAIAVAIREALKAKEEGKEKTILFNLSGHGLIDMAAYDNYFAGKLTNFEVPDASIEDNIAKLEKLA; encoded by the coding sequence ATGAAAACGACAAAAAAAATTCAATTACCGGAAAGCGAAATGCCGAAGGCTTGGTATAACATCATCGCCGACATGAAAAACCAACCGCTTCCGATGTTAAATCCGGGCACGAAACAACCTCTTAAACCGGAAGAAATGGAAGGTCTTTTTGCCAAAGGACTGGTTGAACAGGAATTCTCGAAAGAACGCTACATCGAAATTCCGGATGAAGTATGGCAACTTTACAAAATCTACCGCCCTTCACCATTAGTTCGTGCTTCAGGACTCGAAAAAGCATTGGACACTCCGGCAAAAATCTATTTCAAGAATGAAAGTGTAAGTCCGGTTGGCTCTCACAAACTAAATTCTGCCATTCCACAGGCATATTACAACAAAATACAGGGAATCAAGCACATCACTACCGAAACAGGTGCTGGTCAATGGGGAAGCGCTATGAGTATCGCCTGTAAGCATTTCGGACTCGATCTTCAGGTTTACATGGTAAAAGTCAGCTATGACCAAAAACCTTACCGTAAATTTGTGATGCAGACATATGGTGCCGAAGTAATTCCATCACCAAGTACACGCACAGCTGCCGGCCGCTCTTATCTGGAAAAACATCCTAACAGCCCGGGCAGCCTTGGTGTTGCTATTTCGGAAGCCGTAGAAGCTGCCGTTACTCACCCCGACACACGTTACACATTGGGTAGTGTATTGAATCACGTCATTCTTCACCAGACCATCATCGGACTTGAAGCCGAAAAACAGATGGAAATGGCAGGCGATTATCCCGATGTAGTAATCGGATGCTTCGGTGGGGGTTCCAACTTTTCCGGAATTACCTTCCCGTTCCTCCGCCACAATCTTGTTGATGGAAAAACAACCCGTTTTATCGCAGCAGAACCGGCTTCGTGCCCGAAACTGACACGCGGTAAATTCGAATACGATTTTGGCGACACAATCGGAATGACACCGCTGATCCCAATGTTTACCCTCGGTCATGATTTCGAGCCGGCGGCTATTCATGCCGGAGGATTACGCTACCACGGCGCAGGTTCTATTGTAAGTCAATTACTTAAAGACGGCTTAATCGAAGCTCAGGCTGTCAAACAACTCGACACCTTTGATGCAGGAGTTCTGTTTGCCCGTTCGGAAGGTATTATTCCGGCACCGGAATCGACTCACGCCATTGCGGTAGCTATTCGCGAAGCGTTGAAGGCAAAGGAAGAAGGCAAAGAAAAAACAATTCTTTTCAACCTTTCAGGCCACGGATTGATAGACATGGCTGCATACGACAATTACTTTGCAGGAAAGCTCACCAACTTTGAAGTTCCCGATGCAAGCATTGAGGACAACATTGCCAAACTTGAAAAACTGGCCTGA